A genomic segment from Glycine max cultivar Williams 82 chromosome 1, Glycine_max_v4.0, whole genome shotgun sequence encodes:
- the LOC102665756 gene encoding uncharacterized protein, with amino-acid sequence MENNEKIDEFFNRIISHTNAMKNYCEKITDQTIVAKILRNLNPKFDHIVVAIEESKKLEDLKVEELQGSLEAHEQRLIERSSEKSGDHQALQAYTSKRGGHNFKGHFRGRGRGKDIRGGFGRKSQKGKIDQDQP; translated from the coding sequence ATGGAGAACAACGAGAAGATAGATGAGTTCTTCAACAGAATCATCTCCCACACGAATGCgatgaaaaattattgtgaGAAAATCACAGATCAAACAATTGTTGCAAAGATTCTGAGAAATCTTAATCCCAAATTCGACCACATTGTTGTAGCCATTGAAGAATCCAAGAAGCTCGAAGATTTGAAGGTAGAAGAACTTCAAGGTTCTCTTGAGGCGCATGAGCAAAGACTTATTGAAAGAAGTTCAGAGAAGTCTGGTGATCATCAAGCACTGCAGGCTTATACTTCAAAAAGAGGAGGCCATAACTTCAAAGGACATTTCAGAGGTCGAGGTCGTGGAAAAGATATCAGAGGTGGCTTTGGAAGAAAAAGTCAAAAAGGAAAGATTGATCAAGATCAACCATAA
- the LOC100500373 gene encoding AUX/IAA superfamily protein, giving the protein MSPPLLVTEDEGQCHASMVASASSPSLNCFSLNEAGFKECNYLGLSDCSSVDSSTVPNLSDEKKENLNLKATELRLGLPGSQSPERETELFSLSSTKLDEKPLFPLLPTKDGICSLSQKTVVSGNKRGFADTMDPEFPGNAGINMMLSPKPSGVQPTTVKEIPSKVLQELPSAANGTGHNHTSGASISGSAPAAKAQVVGWPPIRSFRKNSLATTSKNNDEVDGKPGAAALFVKVSMDGAPYLRKVDLRNYTMYQELSSALEKMFSCFTLGQCGSHGAPGREMLSESKLKDLLHGSEYVLTYEDKDGDWMLVGDVPWDMFIDTCKRLKIMKGSDAIGLAPRAMEKSRSRC; this is encoded by the exons ATGTCTCCGCCATTGCTGGTTACCGAAGATGAAGGGCAGTGCCATGCCTCGATGGTAGCATCTGCATCTTCACCATCCCTGAACTGTTTCTCCCTAAATGAGGCCGGATTTAAAGAATGCAATTACCTGGGATTGTCAGATTGCTCTTCGGTGGACAGTTCTACTGTCCCGAATTTGTCTGATGAGAAAAAGGAGAATCTGAATTTGAAGGCTACTGAGTTGAGGCTTGGCCTTCCGGGATCCCAGTCACCTGAAAGGGAGACAGAACTTTTCTCGTTGAGCTCAACAAAACTTGATGAGAAACCACTGTTCCCTTTGCTTCCTACAAAGGATGGAATCTGCTCATTGTCTCAAAAAACTGTGGTCTCGGGCAACAAAAGAGGTTTTGCTGACACAATGGACCCTGAG TTTCCTGGCAATGCAGGGATAAACATGATGCTATCACCTAAACCTTCTGGAGTTCAGCCTACCACAGTGAAAGAAATACCAAGCAAGGTGTTACAAGAACTTCCTTCAGCGGCAAATGGAACTGGTCATAACCATACATCAGGAGCTTCTATCAGTGGCAGTGCACCGGCTGCTAA GGCACAGGTTGTTGGTTGGCCTCCTATAAGATCATTTAGGAAAAACTCATTGGCCACCACTTCAAAGAATAATGATGAAGTAGATGGAAAACCGGGTGCAGCAGCACTCTTTGTGAAGGTCAGCATGGATGGTGCTCCCTATCTGAGGAAGGTAGATCTAAGAAATTATACAATGTACCAGGAACTGTCTTCTGCCCTTGAGAAAATGTTCAGCTGTTTCACTCTAG GTCAATGTGGTTCCCATGGAGCTCCAGGAAGAGAAATGTTGAGTGAGAGCAAGCTGAAGGACCTCCTGCATGGTTCAGAATATGTACTCACTTATGAAGATAAAGATGGTGACTGGATGCTTGTCGGAGATGTACCATGGGA tatgTTCATTGACACATGCAAAAGACTGAAAATCATGAAGGGTTCTGATGCCATTGGCTTAG CTCCCAGGGCCATGGAAAAATCCAGGAGCAGGTGCTAG